One stretch of Qipengyuania gelatinilytica DNA includes these proteins:
- a CDS encoding S1 family peptidase: MGRFFTIFAALMALLAPAMAQAEPADIDAAARGVVRVVIIGNDDDELFPVSHGTGFAVNSDLIVTNAHVVRDAMGDDDLRVGIVPSGGGQAVYGRIVSVNARNDLALVRLTGNLRLPPLAISGRPIASSGEVTSVGYPMNVDRAQGLDLADIFRSMPPVKSRGFVSGERPSRQFDTILHTAPIARGNSGGPLLDPCGRVVGVNSFGADNEGGDAEFFFAVSNHELLPFLRANEVEPIINDTVCRSLADLDEAERQRIEREQFEARQSLAQRAEETRERRERALLKAQLSVAEDREDRMALAFILIMIAFGLAMWAWTEREKIAPEGEDAELRHKKVKIAFGIAGFLVIVALIAFLTRPGLDEVDRRVAAEMQSGENPDSTDPVNANNGGDANLVCRLLPERSRFSGANPPDIEFDWTTSGCVNERTQYGYASGTWSRVFVPNSEDAVSVNSYDPDRMVFRSERYLLSRSDMNDAREARGKYTAPTCGADRAASQLGDLQGEVLGMLPQQPNERLVYRCEPRE; encoded by the coding sequence ATGGGACGGTTTTTCACGATTTTTGCAGCGCTCATGGCGCTCCTCGCCCCTGCCATGGCGCAGGCCGAACCCGCCGATATCGACGCGGCGGCGCGCGGCGTCGTGCGGGTGGTGATCATCGGCAATGACGATGACGAGCTGTTCCCCGTCAGCCACGGCACCGGATTTGCGGTCAACAGCGACCTGATCGTGACGAATGCGCATGTCGTGCGCGATGCGATGGGCGATGACGACCTGCGCGTCGGCATCGTGCCTAGCGGCGGCGGACAGGCGGTCTATGGACGTATCGTATCGGTCAATGCGCGCAATGACCTGGCGCTGGTCAGGCTGACCGGAAACTTGCGCCTCCCGCCGCTTGCGATTTCGGGCCGCCCGATTGCCAGCAGCGGCGAAGTGACCAGCGTCGGCTATCCCATGAATGTCGACCGCGCGCAGGGACTCGACCTTGCCGATATCTTCCGCTCGATGCCGCCGGTGAAAAGCCGCGGGTTCGTTTCGGGCGAACGGCCCAGCCGCCAGTTCGACACGATCCTGCACACTGCACCGATCGCCCGCGGCAATTCGGGCGGACCGCTGCTCGACCCCTGCGGCCGTGTGGTCGGCGTGAACAGCTTCGGCGCGGACAATGAAGGCGGCGATGCCGAGTTCTTCTTCGCCGTCTCGAACCACGAGCTCCTGCCGTTCCTGCGTGCGAACGAGGTCGAGCCGATCATCAACGACACCGTCTGCCGCAGCCTTGCCGACCTTGACGAGGCAGAGCGCCAAAGGATCGAGCGCGAGCAGTTCGAGGCCCGCCAAAGCCTTGCCCAGCGCGCCGAGGAAACGCGTGAACGCCGCGAACGCGCGCTGCTGAAAGCACAGCTCAGCGTGGCCGAGGATCGCGAGGACCGGATGGCCCTCGCCTTCATCCTCATCATGATCGCATTCGGCCTCGCCATGTGGGCGTGGACCGAGCGCGAGAAGATCGCTCCCGAAGGGGAGGATGCCGAACTGCGCCACAAGAAGGTGAAGATCGCTTTCGGCATTGCGGGCTTTCTCGTCATAGTAGCGCTGATCGCCTTCCTGACCCGTCCGGGGCTCGACGAGGTCGACCGCCGGGTGGCGGCAGAGATGCAGTCCGGCGAGAATCCGGACAGCACCGATCCCGTTAATGCGAACAATGGCGGCGATGCGAATCTCGTGTGTCGCCTGCTGCCCGAGCGCAGCCGCTTCAGCGGTGCGAATCCGCCCGATATCGAATTCGACTGGACGACAAGCGGCTGCGTCAACGAACGCACGCAATATGGCTATGCCTCGGGTACATGGTCGCGCGTCTTCGTGCCCAATTCCGAAGATGCGGTTTCGGTGAACAGCTACGATCCCGATCGCATGGTCTTCCGTTCGGAACGCTACCTGCTTTCGCGCAGCGACATGAACGATGCTCGCGAGGCGCGCGGCAAATACACCGCGCCCACCTGCGGCGCGGACCGGGCAGCCAGCCAGCTGGGCGACTTGCAGGGCGAAGTGCTCGGCATGCTCCCGCAGCAGCCGAACGAGCGGCTGGTCTATCGCTGCGAGCCGCGGGAATAG
- the fsa gene encoding fructose-6-phosphate aldolase, protein MKFFVDTADIADIKEMADTGLLDGVTTNPSLIAKSGRDFMEVTKEICDIVDGPVSAEVVALDHETMMKEAETLRKIADNVCIKVPLTIDGLKTCKKLTSDGTQVNVTLCFSANQALLAAKAGATFVSPFVGRHDDNGFNGMDLIRDIKQVYDNYPGFTTEILVASIRNPVHVLESALIGADVATMPPAVIKGLFKHVLTDKGIEGFVADWEKTGQTIPTT, encoded by the coding sequence ATGAAGTTCTTCGTCGACACCGCAGACATCGCCGACATCAAGGAAATGGCCGACACCGGCCTGCTCGATGGCGTCACCACCAACCCCTCGCTGATCGCGAAGTCGGGCCGTGACTTCATGGAAGTGACGAAGGAAATCTGCGATATCGTCGACGGCCCGGTCAGCGCCGAAGTCGTCGCGCTCGATCACGAGACGATGATGAAAGAGGCCGAGACCCTGCGGAAGATCGCGGACAACGTCTGCATCAAGGTCCCGCTGACGATCGACGGCCTCAAGACCTGCAAGAAGCTGACCTCGGACGGCACGCAGGTGAATGTCACCCTGTGCTTCTCGGCCAACCAGGCGCTGCTGGCTGCGAAGGCCGGTGCGACCTTTGTTTCGCCCTTCGTGGGCCGTCACGACGACAACGGCTTCAACGGCATGGACCTGATCCGCGACATCAAGCAGGTCTATGACAACTATCCCGGCTTCACGACCGAGATCCTCGTCGCCAGCATCCGCAATCCCGTGCACGTCCTCGAAAGCGCGCTGATCGGTGCGGATGTCGCCACCATGCCGCCGGCCGTCATCAAGGGCCTGTTCAAGCATGTCCTGACCGACAAGGGCATCGAAGGCTTCGTCGCCGACTGGGAAAAGACTGGCCAGACGATTCCGACGACCTAA
- a CDS encoding primosomal protein N' produces MNRVRCLVLNAALGPLDYKVPEGMTVELGQVVECPLGPRTVVGIVWEAERLPGTDVPAEKLRGLRGLYPIPPLPAPLRRLIEWTADYYVASLASVARMALSSGGALKGPASITEYRLTGGMPERMTPQRLAAMEALEGEQATIRELAGIAGVSEGVLRGLVNQGVLEPVEVDCDRPYEEARPDFAQIELSDQQREAAETFSAAVREKKFAPFLLDGVTGSGKTETYFEPVAEALRMGRQVLVLLPEIALTENFLHRFEERFGVLPVLWHSSLKSTERRRAWRAVASGDAQVVVGARSALFLPFAKLGLIVVDEAHETSFKQEDGVRYNARDVAVMRAHFEGFPIILASATPALESLQMAESGIYEKVDLPSRFGGAQLPDIDTIDLTEEKPPHGMWLAQRLVDGIAERLERGEQSLLFLNRRGYAPLTLCRNCGFRYQCPNCSAWLVEHRFTRRLACHHCGHEAPSPAACQECGEPDCLVACGPGVERIADEVAERLPEARVFVATSDTLNSPGRAAEFIAAVEAKEIDVIVGTQLVTKGFHFPELTLVGVVDADLGLEGGDLRAGERTYQQVAQVAGRAGRGSKPGEVLIQTRHPEASVIAALAAGDRDAFYSAETEMRRDAGAPPFGRWASIIVSSEDESEAREAARRIGDTRPDVPDCMILGPAPAPMAQLRGRYRYRLLMNARRSVQLQDVIRHWLGRVDHPPGVRVAVDVDPYSFV; encoded by the coding sequence ATGAACCGCGTCCGTTGCCTCGTCCTCAATGCCGCTCTCGGCCCGCTCGACTACAAGGTGCCCGAAGGCATGACGGTCGAGCTCGGGCAGGTAGTCGAGTGCCCACTGGGTCCGCGCACGGTTGTCGGTATCGTCTGGGAAGCTGAACGGCTTCCGGGTACGGACGTTCCGGCAGAGAAATTGCGCGGCCTCAGGGGCTTGTATCCGATCCCGCCCCTGCCCGCGCCGCTGCGGCGGCTGATCGAGTGGACTGCCGACTATTATGTCGCCTCGCTCGCCAGCGTCGCGCGCATGGCGCTGTCTTCGGGCGGCGCGCTCAAGGGACCGGCCAGCATCACCGAATACCGCCTGACCGGCGGCATGCCCGAGCGCATGACCCCGCAGCGGCTGGCGGCGATGGAGGCTCTCGAAGGCGAGCAGGCAACGATCCGCGAGCTGGCTGGCATTGCAGGTGTGTCCGAGGGTGTGCTTCGCGGGTTGGTAAACCAGGGCGTACTCGAACCGGTCGAGGTCGATTGCGACCGACCTTACGAGGAGGCGCGACCCGATTTCGCGCAGATCGAGCTGAGCGACCAGCAGCGCGAAGCTGCGGAGACATTCTCGGCGGCGGTTCGAGAGAAGAAATTTGCGCCGTTCCTGCTCGATGGCGTGACCGGATCGGGCAAGACCGAGACCTATTTCGAACCCGTGGCAGAGGCGCTGCGCATGGGCCGGCAGGTCCTCGTCCTGCTGCCCGAAATCGCGCTGACCGAGAACTTCCTCCATCGGTTCGAGGAGCGCTTCGGAGTGCTGCCCGTCCTGTGGCACTCATCGCTCAAATCGACCGAGCGCCGCCGTGCATGGCGCGCCGTGGCAAGCGGAGATGCGCAGGTGGTTGTGGGCGCGCGGTCGGCGCTGTTCCTGCCCTTCGCCAAGCTTGGCCTCATAGTGGTCGACGAGGCGCACGAGACCAGCTTCAAGCAGGAAGACGGCGTGCGTTACAATGCGCGCGACGTCGCCGTGATGCGCGCGCATTTCGAAGGCTTCCCGATCATCCTCGCCAGTGCCACACCGGCGCTTGAGAGCCTGCAAATGGCCGAAAGCGGGATCTACGAGAAGGTCGACCTGCCCAGCCGCTTCGGCGGCGCGCAGTTGCCCGATATCGACACGATCGACCTCACGGAGGAAAAGCCACCGCACGGCATGTGGCTCGCGCAGCGGCTGGTGGACGGGATCGCTGAACGGCTTGAGCGCGGCGAGCAATCGCTCCTCTTCCTCAACCGCCGTGGCTATGCGCCGCTGACGCTGTGCCGCAATTGCGGCTTTCGCTACCAATGCCCCAATTGCAGCGCCTGGCTGGTCGAGCATCGCTTCACCCGCCGCCTCGCCTGCCACCATTGCGGGCACGAAGCGCCAAGCCCCGCTGCTTGCCAGGAATGCGGCGAGCCCGATTGCCTCGTCGCCTGCGGTCCGGGCGTCGAGCGGATCGCCGATGAAGTGGCTGAACGGCTGCCCGAAGCGCGCGTCTTCGTGGCAACTTCCGATACGCTCAATTCACCGGGGCGCGCGGCGGAGTTCATCGCTGCAGTCGAGGCAAAAGAAATCGACGTCATCGTGGGCACGCAGCTCGTCACCAAGGGCTTCCACTTCCCCGAACTGACGCTGGTCGGTGTGGTCGATGCGGATCTCGGTCTCGAAGGCGGCGACCTTCGAGCCGGCGAGCGCACCTATCAGCAGGTTGCGCAGGTCGCGGGGCGTGCCGGTCGCGGCTCGAAACCCGGCGAAGTGCTGATCCAGACGCGCCATCCCGAAGCCAGCGTGATCGCCGCACTCGCTGCCGGAGATCGCGACGCCTTCTATAGCGCCGAGACCGAGATGCGCCGCGATGCCGGTGCGCCGCCCTTCGGACGCTGGGCCTCGATCATCGTGTCGAGCGAAGACGAGTCCGAAGCGCGCGAAGCCGCGCGCCGTATCGGCGATACGCGCCCCGATGTACCCGACTGCATGATCCTCGGCCCTGCGCCCGCCCCAATGGCGCAATTGCGGGGGCGATATCGCTATCGCCTGCTGATGAATGCCCGGCGCAGCGTGCAACTGCAGGACGTGATCCGCCACTGGCTCGGCCGTGTGGACCATCCGCCTGGCGTGCGGGTAGCGGTGGACGTGGACCCGTACAGCTTCGTGTGA
- a CDS encoding DUF4197 domain-containing protein, whose protein sequence is MTDILVRPTGRRAFLGGIGLGGAALALPGCTGLPGFSLVDAIQRILFLSSERAFTRMLQPDGFWDEQVATVGLEGLLGARGGVLSSILTSPLFKDRLYDAFGDIAYEGAERAAPLVTEAVRTIGIRNAIDLVNGGPTAATAFLRGSMGGSLIEAMVPELGDAMRLAQDPLVGQALAALTGTDIPQVASRVSTRIDDTIWREIGVEESAIRADPAATRDPLIIGVFGTGARL, encoded by the coding sequence ATGACCGATATTCTCGTGAGACCTACCGGACGCCGCGCATTTCTCGGTGGCATCGGCCTTGGCGGCGCAGCGCTGGCTTTGCCCGGATGCACGGGCCTACCCGGTTTCAGCCTGGTCGATGCGATCCAGCGCATCCTCTTCCTGTCGAGCGAACGTGCCTTTACCCGCATGCTCCAGCCGGACGGCTTCTGGGACGAACAGGTCGCGACCGTCGGCCTCGAAGGACTGCTGGGTGCACGCGGCGGCGTGCTGTCGAGCATCCTGACCTCGCCGCTGTTCAAGGACCGGCTCTATGATGCATTCGGCGACATCGCCTACGAGGGTGCCGAACGTGCCGCTCCGCTGGTGACCGAGGCCGTGCGGACCATCGGCATCCGGAACGCCATCGACCTGGTGAATGGCGGCCCGACGGCTGCAACCGCGTTCCTGCGCGGATCGATGGGCGGCTCTCTGATCGAGGCAATGGTGCCCGAACTCGGCGATGCCATGCGTCTCGCGCAGGACCCGCTGGTCGGCCAGGCACTGGCAGCATTGACGGGTACCGATATCCCTCAGGTCGCCAGCCGCGTCTCGACGCGCATCGACGACACGATCTGGCGGGAAATCGGCGTCGAGGAGAGCGCAATCCGCGCCGATCCCGCTGCCACGCGCGATCCGCTGATCATCGGAGTGTTCGGAACCGGCGCGCGGCTCTAG
- a CDS encoding F0F1 ATP synthase subunit delta encodes MDISAGIQASLAGRYASALFDLASEAGTVTAVESDLDKLEAGLAESPELKMLTTNPRVSRGEAEKALWGVAAIMGLSELTQNFLGTLAQNRRLGQLPAIIRAFRAIAAAQRGEVSAEVTSAHALTDAQLADLKAKLTAREGRTVKLSTKVDPDLLGGLVVTIGSKRIDGSIRTRLNSLSQAMKA; translated from the coding sequence GTGGATATTTCCGCCGGTATTCAGGCTAGCCTGGCAGGCCGTTATGCTTCGGCACTGTTCGATCTGGCCAGTGAGGCAGGGACCGTGACAGCGGTCGAATCGGACCTCGACAAGCTCGAGGCCGGCCTGGCCGAATCGCCCGAGCTCAAGATGCTCACCACCAACCCGCGCGTTTCGCGTGGCGAAGCCGAGAAAGCGCTCTGGGGCGTGGCAGCCATCATGGGCCTGTCCGAACTGACCCAGAACTTCCTCGGCACGCTGGCGCAGAACCGTCGGCTTGGCCAGCTTCCGGCCATCATCCGCGCCTTCCGCGCGATTGCCGCTGCGCAACGCGGCGAAGTATCCGCCGAAGTCACCAGCGCCCACGCGCTGACCGACGCGCAGCTCGCCGATCTCAAGGCGAAGCTGACGGCCCGCGAAGGCCGCACCGTCAAACTTTCCACGAAGGTCGACCCCGATTTGCTCGGCGGCCTCGTCGTCACCATCGGATCGAAGCGCATTGATGGCTCGATCCGCACCCGTCTCAATTCGCTCTCCCAGGCCATGAAGGCTTAA
- a CDS encoding cryptochrome/photolyase family protein has protein sequence MSGPVLVPILGDQLTRNLASLRGRTKDDTIILMMEVWDEATYSKHHKQKIVLIFSAMRHFAEELRDAGWTVDYVKLDAEGNSGSFTGEVARAIEEHSPRLVSVVEAGEWRVREAMDQWADKFACEVEILRDDRFIATQAEFDEWAEDRKELRMEFFYREMRRKTGLLMDGDKPEGGDWNYDSENRKPPKEGLSAPERPKFEPDDMTQEVIELVEDRFGDHFGSIENFCWPVTRDEAEEAADAFFAERIECFGPYQDAMVAGEDDLFHSMLSTSINLGLLDPLELCQRAEKAYRDGNAPLNSVEGFIRQIIGWREYVRGFYFNQMPHLQKANALNAQRGLPEFYWTGETDMACLADCIRSTRDNAHAHHIQRLMVLGNFALIAGVNPREVQDWFLVVYADAYEWVELPNVAAMILYADGGKLASKPYAASGNYINKMSNYCSGCKYSPSKKTGEGACPFNPLYWHFMARHRERLEKNPRIGRIYATWDRMGEEKQAEYLKSAEAFLATLTPASSEWARR, from the coding sequence ATGTCCGGACCCGTTCTCGTCCCCATCCTCGGCGACCAGCTGACCCGTAATCTCGCCAGCCTGCGCGGAAGGACCAAGGACGACACGATCATCTTGATGATGGAGGTCTGGGACGAGGCGACCTACTCAAAACATCACAAGCAGAAGATCGTGCTGATCTTCTCGGCGATGCGCCATTTCGCAGAGGAACTGCGCGATGCGGGCTGGACGGTCGATTACGTGAAGCTGGACGCCGAGGGCAATTCGGGCAGCTTCACGGGCGAGGTCGCCCGCGCGATCGAGGAGCATTCCCCGCGGCTGGTCAGCGTAGTCGAAGCCGGCGAATGGCGCGTGCGCGAGGCGATGGACCAGTGGGCCGACAAGTTCGCCTGCGAGGTCGAAATCCTGCGCGACGATCGCTTCATCGCCACACAGGCCGAATTCGACGAGTGGGCGGAGGATCGCAAGGAGCTCCGCATGGAGTTCTTCTACCGCGAGATGCGCCGCAAGACAGGCCTTCTCATGGACGGCGACAAGCCGGAGGGTGGCGATTGGAACTACGACAGCGAGAACCGCAAACCGCCCAAGGAAGGCCTCTCTGCACCCGAGCGGCCGAAGTTCGAGCCGGACGACATGACGCAGGAGGTAATCGAACTGGTCGAGGATCGCTTCGGCGACCACTTCGGCTCGATCGAGAATTTCTGCTGGCCCGTCACCCGCGACGAAGCCGAAGAAGCCGCCGATGCATTCTTCGCCGAGCGGATCGAATGCTTCGGCCCCTACCAGGACGCGATGGTCGCGGGCGAGGATGACCTGTTCCATTCGATGCTCTCGACCAGCATCAACCTCGGCCTGCTCGACCCGCTCGAACTGTGCCAGCGCGCAGAGAAAGCCTACAGGGACGGCAATGCCCCGCTGAATTCGGTAGAAGGTTTCATCCGCCAGATCATCGGCTGGCGCGAATATGTGCGCGGTTTCTACTTTAACCAGATGCCGCACTTGCAAAAGGCCAACGCCCTCAACGCCCAGCGCGGCCTGCCCGAGTTCTACTGGACCGGCGAGACCGACATGGCCTGCCTTGCCGATTGCATCCGCTCGACCCGCGACAATGCCCATGCGCACCACATCCAGCGGCTGATGGTGCTGGGCAATTTCGCGCTGATCGCAGGCGTGAACCCGCGCGAAGTGCAGGACTGGTTCCTGGTGGTCTACGCCGATGCCTATGAATGGGTCGAACTGCCCAATGTCGCGGCGATGATCCTCTACGCCGACGGCGGCAAGCTCGCCTCCAAGCCCTATGCGGCCTCCGGCAATTACATAAACAAGATGAGCAATTACTGCTCGGGCTGCAAATACTCACCGAGCAAGAAGACCGGCGAAGGCGCCTGCCCCTTCAACCCGCTCTACTGGCACTTCATGGCCCGCCACCGCGAGCGTCTGGAGAAGAACCCGCGCATCGGGCGGATCTACGCGACCTGGGACCGGATGGGCGAAGAAAAGCAGGCGGAGTATCTCAAGAGCGCCGAGGCATTTCTAGCTACGCTCACGCCGGCGAGCTCTGAGTGGGCGCGACGTTAG
- a CDS encoding bifunctional transcriptional activator/DNA repair enzyme AdaA, which produces MTGTKPLTDDDRWRIALAKDRRFDGVFVTGVHSTGIYCRPSCPARAPKRENVRFYSDCDAAEAAGLRACKRCAPDQQSREEAAVLAALKVLREAEETISLERLGRLTDYSPTHFQRIFTRAVGLSPAAYQRALRRERADQALGEGSSVTDAIYEAGYGAPSRFYEDRKGSGMSASDWKDGGKGRTVHWSVIKTTLGDMLVAATEKGVCCLSFNEGEEDLRARFPKAELVEGGEEFRELFEKVTDAVEAPHSATTADIPLDVKGTAFQQRCWEALRQIPAGETRSYGEQAAMLGNPKASRAVGGANGANNIAVLIPCHRVIAADGGLGGYAYGTEIKAELLRRERGE; this is translated from the coding sequence ATGACCGGAACGAAACCCCTGACCGACGACGACCGCTGGCGCATCGCGCTGGCCAAGGACCGGCGGTTCGACGGCGTCTTCGTGACCGGTGTGCACTCGACCGGCATCTATTGTCGCCCGTCCTGCCCGGCGCGCGCTCCCAAGCGCGAGAATGTGCGCTTCTATTCGGATTGCGATGCTGCAGAAGCGGCGGGCCTGCGGGCCTGCAAGCGCTGCGCTCCCGACCAGCAGAGCCGCGAAGAGGCGGCGGTGCTGGCAGCGCTCAAGGTCCTGCGGGAGGCGGAAGAGACGATTTCGCTCGAGCGGCTGGGCCGGCTCACCGATTATTCGCCGACGCATTTCCAGCGCATCTTCACTCGCGCGGTCGGCCTGTCGCCCGCTGCCTACCAGCGTGCGCTGCGCCGCGAGCGGGCGGACCAGGCGCTGGGCGAGGGCAGCAGCGTTACGGATGCGATCTACGAGGCCGGCTACGGTGCGCCATCGCGCTTTTACGAGGACAGGAAGGGCAGCGGCATGAGCGCGAGCGACTGGAAGGATGGCGGCAAGGGCCGCACGGTCCATTGGAGCGTGATCAAGACGACGCTCGGAGACATGCTCGTGGCGGCGACCGAGAAGGGCGTGTGCTGTCTCAGCTTCAACGAGGGTGAGGAAGACCTGCGCGCCCGCTTCCCCAAGGCCGAACTGGTCGAAGGTGGCGAGGAATTCCGCGAACTGTTCGAGAAGGTGACCGACGCCGTCGAAGCGCCGCACTCGGCCACGACTGCCGACATCCCGCTGGACGTGAAGGGCACAGCATTCCAGCAGCGCTGCTGGGAAGCGCTACGCCAGATCCCCGCAGGCGAGACGCGCAGCTATGGCGAGCAGGCCGCGATGCTCGGCAATCCCAAGGCCAGCCGCGCAGTGGGCGGAGCAAATGGCGCAAACAATATTGCCGTCCTCATTCCCTGCCACCGCGTGATCGCGGCAGACGGCGGGCTGGGCGGTTATGCCTATGGTACGGAGATCAAGGCGGAGCTGTTGCGACGCGAGCGGGGCGAGTGA
- the atpA gene encoding F0F1 ATP synthase subunit alpha yields MDIRAAEISKVIKDQIANFGSEAEVSEVGSVLSVGDGIARIHGLDKVQAGEMIEFANGTQGMALNLEADNVGAVIFGADTDIAEGDTVKRTGTIVDVPVGKGLLGRVVDALGNPIDGKGPIVADKRMRVEVKAPGIIPRESVSEPVQSGLKAIDALVPVGRGQRELIIGDRQTGKSAVAIDTFINQKDAHQGDDEKKKLYCIYVAVGQKRSTVAQIVKSLEENGAMEYSIVVAATASEPAPLQYLAPYTGCAMGEFFRDNGMHAVIVYDDLSKQAVAYRQMSLLLRRPPGREAYPGDVFYLHSRLLERAAKMNGDNGGGSLTALPIIETQAGDVSAYIPTNVISITDGQIFLETDLFYQGIRPAINVGLSVSRVGGAAQTKAMKKVSGSMKLDLAQYREMAAFAQFGSDLDAATQKLLNRGARLTELLKQPQFSPMPFEEQTVSIFAGTNGYLDDIAVDRVNDYEEQMLSYMRAEHGDVLKEIRTSGKFEDDTKNKVVDALKTFAKQFA; encoded by the coding sequence ATGGATATCCGCGCCGCAGAAATCTCCAAGGTCATCAAGGACCAGATCGCCAATTTCGGTAGCGAAGCCGAAGTCAGCGAAGTCGGTTCCGTTCTCTCGGTGGGTGACGGCATCGCCCGCATCCACGGCCTCGACAAGGTCCAGGCCGGTGAGATGATCGAATTCGCCAACGGCACGCAGGGCATGGCCCTGAACCTCGAAGCCGACAACGTGGGTGCCGTTATCTTCGGCGCCGACACCGACATCGCCGAAGGCGACACGGTGAAGCGTACCGGCACCATCGTGGACGTTCCCGTCGGCAAGGGCCTGCTGGGCCGCGTGGTTGACGCTCTGGGCAACCCGATCGACGGCAAGGGCCCGATCGTTGCCGACAAGCGCATGCGCGTCGAAGTCAAGGCGCCGGGCATCATCCCGCGTGAATCGGTTAGCGAGCCGGTGCAGTCGGGCCTCAAGGCCATCGACGCCCTCGTTCCCGTCGGCCGCGGCCAGCGCGAACTGATCATCGGTGACCGCCAGACCGGTAAGTCGGCTGTCGCGATCGACACCTTCATCAACCAGAAGGACGCGCACCAGGGCGACGACGAGAAGAAGAAGCTCTACTGCATCTACGTCGCCGTCGGCCAGAAGCGCTCGACCGTCGCCCAGATCGTCAAGAGCCTCGAAGAAAACGGCGCGATGGAATACTCGATCGTCGTCGCCGCAACCGCTTCGGAGCCCGCTCCGCTGCAGTACCTCGCACCCTACACCGGCTGTGCGATGGGCGAATTCTTCCGCGACAACGGCATGCACGCCGTCATTGTTTACGACGACCTTTCGAAGCAGGCCGTTGCCTATCGTCAGATGTCGCTCCTGCTGCGTCGTCCTCCGGGCCGCGAAGCTTACCCGGGTGACGTTTTCTACCTCCACAGCCGCCTCCTCGAGCGCGCTGCAAAGATGAACGGCGACAATGGCGGCGGCTCGCTGACCGCACTGCCGATCATCGAAACGCAGGCAGGCGACGTGTCGGCCTACATTCCGACCAACGTGATCTCGATCACCGACGGCCAGATCTTCCTCGAAACCGACCTGTTCTACCAGGGTATCCGTCCGGCAATTAACGTCGGTCTTTCGGTTAGCCGTGTGGGCGGTGCCGCCCAGACCAAGGCGATGAAGAAGGTCTCGGGCTCGATGAAGCTCGACCTCGCACAGTATCGCGAAATGGCTGCCTTCGCGCAGTTCGGCTCGGACCTCGATGCCGCAACGCAGAAGCTGCTCAACCGCGGTGCGCGCCTGACCGAGCTGCTCAAGCAGCCGCAGTTCTCGCCGATGCCTTTCGAAGAGCAGACCGTGTCGATCTTCGCTGGCACCAACGGTTACCTCGACGATATCGCCGTGGACCGCGTGAACGACTACGAAGAACAGATGCTCAGCTACATGCGCGCAGAGCATGGCGATGTGCTCAAGGAAATCCGCACCAGCGGCAAGTTCGAAGACGACACCAAGAACAAGGTCGTCGACGCACTCAAGACCTTCGCCAAGCAGTTCGCCTGA
- a CDS encoding TauD/TfdA dioxygenase family protein produces METTPLSAHCGVEVRGVSLADAGGAQLDAIRDLIYRHGVAVFRDQEFSPDDHIAFAKRWGGIDINNYFPLTDEHPEIAVVRKTEEQTTNIGGGWHTDHSYDQIPAMGSILVARTLPPAGGDTLWAHMGAAYDSLPDEMKERLEGLEAFHTADHIYAPDGVYAKTDQGTALRGQDLKTGATHPVVIRHPRTGQKLLYVNPGFTINFVGMTREESLPLLQELFAHAMKPEHQCRVEWAPGTVAIWDNRTTWHYAMNDYQGHAREMHRITLSGEALAA; encoded by the coding sequence ATGGAGACTACGCCGCTATCGGCCCACTGCGGCGTCGAGGTGAGGGGTGTGTCGCTTGCCGATGCCGGGGGCGCACAGCTCGATGCGATCCGCGACCTTATATATAGGCACGGCGTCGCCGTCTTCCGCGACCAGGAATTCTCGCCCGACGATCACATTGCCTTCGCCAAGCGCTGGGGCGGGATCGATATCAACAATTACTTCCCGCTCACCGACGAGCATCCCGAGATCGCCGTGGTCCGCAAGACCGAGGAGCAGACCACCAATATCGGTGGTGGCTGGCACACCGACCATTCCTATGACCAGATCCCCGCCATGGGGTCGATCCTTGTCGCGCGAACGCTGCCTCCTGCAGGCGGTGACACGCTGTGGGCGCATATGGGCGCGGCCTACGATTCGCTGCCCGACGAGATGAAAGAGCGCCTCGAAGGGCTGGAGGCCTTCCATACCGCCGACCATATCTATGCGCCCGACGGCGTTTACGCGAAAACCGACCAGGGCACTGCCCTGCGGGGTCAGGACCTGAAGACCGGAGCGACGCATCCGGTCGTCATCCGTCATCCCCGCACCGGGCAGAAGCTGCTTTACGTAAATCCCGGTTTCACGATCAATTTCGTCGGCATGACGCGAGAGGAAAGCCTGCCGTTGCTGCAGGAGCTATTCGCCCATGCGATGAAGCCGGAGCATCAGTGCCGCGTCGAATGGGCACCGGGCACAGTGGCGATCTGGGACAACCGCACCACCTGGCACTATGCGATGAACGATTATCAGGGCCATGCCCGCGAAATGCATCGCATCACGCTGAGCGGGGAAGCGCTTGCGGCCTAG